From the genome of Cytobacillus firmus, one region includes:
- a CDS encoding YitT family protein, translated as MYRNRVPNYLGQSRNGTFSAFKNGLIIILGATLVAVSLQLFLVKNYVIDGGIVGLSILLSHVFHVDVGALILLLNLPFLAAGFFFLGGRFLVLSLFASSVLAGETYILAPFEEVTNHPLLIIIIGGLLLGTGVGLIIRFGACLDGTEVLAILFSERLPFTIGQCILIMNTLLFGSSVFLFGLTEAAYSLATFLVAYKTIDTILMKT; from the coding sequence GTGTATAGAAATAGAGTTCCAAACTATTTAGGTCAGAGTCGAAACGGCACTTTTTCCGCATTTAAAAATGGGCTGATTATCATATTAGGGGCAACACTTGTGGCTGTATCCCTGCAATTATTCCTTGTGAAAAATTATGTCATTGACGGTGGCATTGTCGGATTGAGCATTCTCCTTTCACATGTTTTTCATGTAGATGTAGGTGCCTTGATCCTGCTGTTGAATCTCCCGTTTTTAGCGGCAGGCTTTTTCTTTTTAGGAGGAAGATTTTTGGTGTTAAGCCTGTTTGCCAGTTCCGTACTGGCAGGGGAAACATACATATTGGCTCCCTTTGAGGAAGTGACTAACCATCCCCTGCTGATCATTATCATTGGAGGACTTTTGCTCGGTACGGGAGTGGGGCTCATTATCCGGTTCGGAGCCTGCCTGGATGGTACAGAGGTTTTAGCGATATTATTCAGCGAGCGCCTGCCGTTCACCATCGGGCAATGCATTTTGATCATGAATACCCTGCTTTTTGGAAGTTCGGTTTTTTTATTCGGACTCACCGAAGCGGCATACTCCCTTGCCACATTTTTGGTTGCTTATAAAACCATAGATACCATTTTAATGAAAACTTAA
- a CDS encoding aspartate aminotransferase family protein produces the protein MSTVELNDHKKLTDQDQKHLWHAMSRHTEGSSPMIAQSGEGSWFTDMDGNRYLDGVSGLWCLNLGHGRKEIAEAAAEQMMKLSYFPLTLSHAPAIQLSAKISELLGDSYKTFFSNSGSEANETAFKIARQYHNQNGNPGKYKFISRYRAYHGSTLGALSATAQANRRVKYDPGMPGFLHVPPPYSYRCPFGEDVKDCDKVAADMIDQVIQWEGAETVAAVIMEPFISGGGVIIPTPEYLQRVAQICKKHDVLLIMDEVVSGFGRTGKMFGFMHSDGVQPDIVTMAKGLTSGYLPLGATAVHSRIYEKFKEQGTDNHFRHVSTYGGHPASCAVALKNIEIIERENIVSRVEVLGESILGSLKELQFHKNVGEVRSAGFLYGIEMVEDKETKQPASDQLMAKIISLCKEKGLIIGRNGDTVPGFNNVLIIAPPLSSAEEDLRFVVETVESVFKEL, from the coding sequence ATGTCTACAGTAGAACTAAATGATCACAAAAAGTTAACAGATCAGGATCAGAAACACTTATGGCATGCGATGAGCCGGCATACAGAAGGAAGCAGTCCGATGATTGCCCAATCAGGTGAAGGCTCCTGGTTTACTGATATGGACGGAAATCGATATTTGGATGGTGTATCCGGTCTTTGGTGCCTGAACCTTGGACATGGCAGGAAAGAAATTGCAGAGGCCGCTGCGGAGCAAATGATGAAGCTGTCGTATTTCCCTCTAACTTTAAGCCATGCACCAGCCATCCAGTTATCTGCAAAAATTAGTGAATTGCTGGGGGACTCCTATAAAACCTTTTTCTCAAATAGCGGTTCGGAAGCAAATGAAACCGCATTCAAAATAGCGAGGCAGTATCATAATCAGAATGGCAATCCCGGTAAATACAAATTTATTTCGCGATACCGTGCCTACCACGGTTCAACTTTAGGAGCATTAAGTGCTACTGCACAGGCCAACAGGAGAGTGAAATACGATCCTGGCATGCCGGGATTCCTGCATGTTCCGCCTCCTTACAGCTATCGCTGTCCATTTGGGGAGGATGTGAAGGATTGCGATAAAGTTGCAGCTGACATGATCGACCAGGTCATCCAATGGGAAGGTGCCGAAACGGTTGCTGCGGTCATAATGGAGCCTTTCATTTCAGGCGGGGGGGTTATTATCCCAACTCCTGAATATCTGCAGAGGGTGGCACAAATCTGCAAAAAACATGATGTCCTGCTGATAATGGATGAGGTTGTATCCGGATTCGGGCGAACGGGCAAAATGTTTGGATTTATGCATTCGGATGGTGTTCAGCCCGATATCGTAACGATGGCTAAAGGGTTGACCAGCGGCTATCTTCCGCTTGGGGCTACGGCAGTTCATTCCAGAATTTATGAGAAGTTTAAGGAGCAGGGTACAGATAACCACTTCCGCCATGTATCAACCTATGGAGGACATCCGGCAAGCTGCGCAGTAGCATTGAAAAATATCGAAATCATAGAAAGAGAGAATATTGTCAGCAGGGTAGAGGTGCTGGGTGAAAGCATTTTAGGCAGCTTAAAAGAGCTGCAGTTTCATAAAAATGTAGGCGAAGTCAGAAGCGCCGGTTTCTTGTATGGCATTGAAATGGTTGAAGACAAGGAAACGAAGCAGCCGGCATCTGATCAATTAATGGCAAAGATCATTTCACTATGTAAAGAAAAAGGCCTGATTATTGGAAGAAACGGTGATACTGTGCCTGGTTTCAATAATGTCCTTATTATAGCTCCGCCGCTTTCATCTGCAGAAGAAGATTTAAGATTTGTTGTTGAGACTGTCGAAAGTGTATTTAAGGAACTTTAG
- the ald gene encoding alanine dehydrogenase has protein sequence MIIGVPKEVKNNENRVSVVPASVSAFVNAGHTVWIEKGAGAGSGISDQEYEKAGATVVSSAEEAWSADMVMKVKEPQPDEYQYFRKGLILFTYLHLAAEPELTKALVEKEVTSIAYETIQLDNKSLPLLTPMSEVAGRMSVQLGAQFLEKIHGGKGVLLGGVPGVKPGKVVIIGGGVVGTNAAKMAVGLGADVSIIDISAERLRQLDDLFSGRVRTVMSNPFNIAQEVKLADLVIGAVLIPGAKAPQLVTEEMVMQMEKNSVIIDVAIDQGGSIETIDHITSHDTPTYVKHGVLHYAVPNIPGAVARTSTYALANTTAPYALMLANTGIENSILKYPFLEKGVNTMNGKVTHQRVAEAHNYPYTPTHESTHKIPAAT, from the coding sequence ATGATTATTGGTGTGCCAAAGGAAGTAAAGAATAATGAAAATCGGGTTTCTGTTGTACCGGCAAGTGTTTCTGCATTTGTTAATGCCGGCCATACGGTCTGGATTGAGAAGGGTGCAGGTGCAGGAAGCGGCATCTCTGATCAGGAATATGAAAAAGCTGGTGCAACGGTTGTTTCAAGTGCAGAAGAGGCCTGGTCTGCGGATATGGTCATGAAGGTTAAAGAGCCGCAGCCAGATGAATACCAATATTTTCGAAAAGGATTAATTCTCTTTACTTACTTGCATCTTGCAGCCGAGCCTGAATTGACAAAGGCTTTGGTCGAAAAAGAAGTTACCTCTATTGCTTATGAGACCATTCAGCTGGATAACAAATCATTGCCTCTCCTAACACCTATGAGCGAAGTTGCAGGAAGGATGTCTGTCCAGCTTGGAGCTCAATTCCTTGAAAAGATTCATGGTGGAAAAGGAGTCCTTTTAGGCGGAGTTCCTGGTGTGAAGCCTGGAAAAGTGGTGATTATTGGCGGTGGAGTTGTTGGGACAAATGCCGCAAAAATGGCAGTTGGACTCGGTGCGGATGTAAGCATCATCGACATTAGCGCTGAAAGACTCCGCCAGCTGGACGATCTTTTTTCTGGCAGGGTGAGAACGGTCATGTCAAATCCGTTCAATATCGCCCAGGAAGTAAAACTTGCCGATTTAGTGATAGGGGCTGTTCTCATCCCCGGTGCAAAAGCACCTCAGTTAGTAACCGAAGAAATGGTTATGCAAATGGAGAAGAATTCGGTCATTATTGATGTTGCCATTGATCAGGGCGGTTCAATCGAGACCATCGATCATATTACCTCACATGATACTCCAACATATGTAAAGCATGGTGTTTTGCATTACGCTGTTCCAAACATCCCGGGCGCTGTAGCAAGAACTTCCACTTATGCCCTCGCCAATACTACAGCACCATATGCCTTAATGCTCGCTAATACTGGGATCGAAAATTCTATTTTAAAGTATCCTTTTCTTGAAAAAGGGGTCAATACCATGAATGGAAAGGTCACTCATCAGAGAGTTGCAGAGGCGCATAATTACCCTTATACACCCACCCATGAATCAACACACAAAATTCCAGCCGCAACATGA
- a CDS encoding flavin monoamine oxidase family protein, whose amino-acid sequence MAYYRDPQLSPEEMLSIIRNGLGISQVQKKIIVVGAGMSGLVAASLLKDAGHDVTVLEATQRVGGRIFTMREPFMDDLYLDVGAMRIPHIHPLVLEYIKKFRLKVNEFRNTTPQDLIFANGIKTNRTAYKKNPDMLGYPVAPHEKGKTAEELLMMAIKPVADFINQNPAQNWNTVVREFDRYPMSFFLRYNPVGPSLSPGALESIKVLLGLEGFPELSFPAILRELLPLFTPDIHFYEIEGGNDKLPNAFLPQLKQDLYFGYQMTKIVQDHQQVTIHASHTLSQRPLAVTGDLAIITIPFSLLSFVEVVPRHSFSHNKWKAIRELHYVSSTKIGLQFKKRFWEREGLQGGKLMTDLPIRFAAYPSHLIGSSGSGVIMASYTWEDDTLSWDNLKEGDRIRNALDNLAVVHGNQVYGHFLTGASHSWSQYPFSGGAFSMFKPSQETELYPSIPVPEGRVHFAGEHTSTAPGWIEGAIQSGIRAASEVTDLLRGYYKWS is encoded by the coding sequence ATGGCCTATTATCGGGATCCGCAGTTATCACCAGAAGAAATGCTTTCTATCATCAGAAACGGACTCGGCATTTCACAGGTTCAGAAGAAGATTATTGTTGTCGGAGCCGGTATGTCCGGGCTGGTGGCTGCTTCACTGCTGAAGGATGCCGGTCATGATGTAACGGTTTTAGAAGCAACACAAAGGGTTGGCGGCAGGATTTTTACGATGAGAGAGCCGTTCATGGACGATTTGTACCTGGATGTGGGCGCCATGCGAATTCCTCATATTCATCCATTAGTCCTTGAGTATATTAAAAAATTCCGTTTAAAAGTAAATGAATTCAGGAACACAACACCCCAGGATCTGATCTTTGCCAATGGAATAAAAACCAATCGAACTGCCTATAAGAAGAATCCGGATATGCTGGGCTACCCGGTTGCACCGCATGAAAAAGGAAAGACAGCCGAAGAACTGCTCATGATGGCAATAAAGCCGGTTGCAGATTTTATTAACCAAAACCCCGCACAAAATTGGAATACCGTAGTTAGAGAGTTTGATAGGTATCCCATGAGTTTTTTTCTCAGATATAATCCAGTGGGGCCCAGCCTATCGCCTGGAGCCCTTGAAAGCATTAAGGTTCTGCTGGGCCTGGAAGGGTTTCCGGAGCTGAGCTTTCCGGCCATTCTGAGGGAGCTGCTTCCTTTATTTACCCCGGACATTCATTTTTATGAAATAGAGGGAGGCAATGATAAGCTTCCAAATGCTTTTTTGCCTCAGTTAAAACAAGATCTTTATTTCGGCTATCAGATGACAAAAATAGTACAGGATCATCAGCAGGTTACCATTCATGCCAGCCATACCTTGAGCCAAAGGCCTTTGGCCGTAACTGGTGATCTGGCCATTATCACGATTCCTTTTTCTTTGCTCTCCTTCGTTGAAGTCGTTCCCCGGCATTCATTTTCACATAATAAATGGAAAGCCATTCGGGAACTTCATTATGTTTCGTCCACGAAAATCGGGCTTCAGTTCAAGAAGCGATTCTGGGAACGAGAAGGACTGCAGGGAGGGAAGCTGATGACAGATCTGCCCATTCGATTCGCTGCTTATCCGAGCCATCTGATCGGATCTTCAGGTTCCGGAGTTATTATGGCAAGCTATACATGGGAAGATGATACGTTATCCTGGGATAACCTTAAGGAAGGTGACCGGATCCGGAATGCCCTTGACAATTTGGCTGTTGTTCATGGCAATCAGGTTTATGGGCATTTCTTAACAGGAGCTTCCCATAGCTGGTCGCAGTACCCTTTTTCGGGCGGAGCCTTCTCCATGTTCAAGCCGAGCCAGGAAACAGAGCTGTACCCGTCTATTCCTGTTCCTGAGGGAAGAGTTCATTTCGCCGGGGAACATACTTCCACAGCCCCGGGCTGGATAGAAGGAGCGATTCAATCAGGCATAAGGGCTGCAAGTGAAGTGACCGATTTGCTAAGGGGCTATTATAAGTGGTCTTAA
- a CDS encoding 2OG-Fe(II) oxygenase, with protein MAMDASIKEQTIFDHAGNKIITEDREIHIIAKFAEPLIVVLGNVLSDEECDQLIQQSKDRMQRSKVANSLEVDELRTSSSTFFEEGENELVARIEKRVSQIMNIPVEHGEGLQILNYKIGQEYKAHFDFFSSTSKAASNPRISTLVMYLNDVEQGGETYFPKLNLSVSPQKGMAVYFEYFYNDQNLNDLTLHGGAPVVIGDKWAATQWMRRKKL; from the coding sequence ATGGCAATGGATGCATCTATTAAGGAACAAACGATTTTTGATCATGCTGGAAATAAAATTATTACAGAGGATCGGGAAATTCATATAATCGCTAAATTCGCAGAACCATTAATTGTGGTACTGGGAAATGTTTTGAGCGATGAAGAATGTGACCAGCTGATTCAGCAGTCAAAAGATCGCATGCAGCGTTCAAAAGTTGCCAACTCTCTTGAAGTGGATGAACTGAGAACCAGCAGCAGTACGTTTTTCGAGGAAGGGGAAAATGAACTCGTCGCCAGAATTGAAAAAAGAGTATCCCAAATCATGAACATTCCAGTTGAGCATGGTGAAGGGCTGCAAATTCTTAATTATAAAATAGGCCAGGAATATAAAGCACACTTTGACTTTTTTTCTTCAACCAGCAAAGCAGCAAGCAACCCGAGAATCAGCACGCTTGTCATGTACCTGAATGATGTGGAACAGGGCGGGGAAACGTATTTCCCAAAGCTTAACCTCTCCGTATCACCACAAAAAGGCATGGCCGTGTACTTCGAATATTTTTACAATGACCAGAACTTAAACGATCTGACCCTTCATGGCGGAGCACCTGTTGTCATTGGTGATAAATGGGCTGCCACACAGTGGATGAGAAGAAAGAAACTATGA
- a CDS encoding GntR family transcriptional regulator: MRELDSKSPIPLHIQLKNKLQELIDNRSFNEKIPSERELMDTYKVSRSTVREAVSHLVNEGVLKKVHGKGTFISRKPIEEWLGNITSTTEVINNMGMKPDSKLLDNGIVVPAKEIVEASGLTEAYFIKRIRYANDKPLALENQYYPVEIGENLAQYDIEKGTLYDLLEQSLDLRFAEAEQIITSTYLSKEEADLLGVPCSLSVLHIERLLSDINGNLIEYYSAFFRSDMYSFRIKLSKNYS; this comes from the coding sequence ATGAGAGAGTTAGATTCCAAAAGTCCTATTCCACTTCACATACAACTAAAGAATAAACTGCAGGAGCTAATAGACAACCGTTCTTTCAATGAGAAAATTCCAAGCGAAAGAGAACTGATGGATACCTATAAAGTAAGCAGAAGCACGGTGAGAGAGGCAGTTTCCCATTTAGTAAACGAGGGTGTGCTAAAGAAAGTCCATGGAAAAGGCACTTTTATTTCAAGGAAACCGATTGAGGAATGGCTTGGGAATATTACCAGTACAACAGAAGTGATTAATAATATGGGGATGAAGCCCGATTCAAAATTACTTGACAATGGGATCGTTGTTCCAGCAAAAGAAATTGTGGAAGCCAGCGGGCTTACAGAGGCATACTTTATAAAGCGTATTCGCTATGCAAACGATAAGCCATTGGCACTTGAAAACCAGTACTATCCTGTAGAAATTGGTGAAAACCTCGCCCAATATGATATTGAAAAAGGAACACTGTATGATCTGCTCGAGCAAAGTTTAGACTTAAGGTTTGCTGAAGCCGAACAGATTATAACAAGTACTTATTTATCAAAAGAAGAAGCCGATCTGCTGGGTGTTCCATGCTCCTTGAGTGTGCTTCATATAGAGCGGTTATTATCAGATATAAATGGAAATTTAATAGAATACTATTCTGCTTTTTTTCGCTCGGATATGTATTCATTTAGAATAAAACTATCAAAGAATTATAGTTAA
- a CDS encoding nucleoside deaminase, producing MNHFMKRAIELAINNVKEGGQPFGAVLVKDQDIIAEGVNELHKKHDVSGHAELLAIRRAQEQFQTNDLAGFTMYASGEPCPMCLTAIYFAGIDKVYYCQSVEDASIAGLGKSKMIYEDLKNAKDDRGLKLVQMPLNEDQDNPMKLWKEHI from the coding sequence ATGAATCACTTCATGAAACGGGCTATTGAACTGGCCATTAACAATGTAAAAGAAGGAGGCCAGCCCTTCGGTGCCGTTCTGGTAAAAGATCAGGACATCATTGCTGAGGGCGTCAATGAATTGCATAAAAAGCATGATGTAAGCGGGCATGCGGAATTGCTTGCAATCCGGCGGGCACAGGAGCAGTTTCAAACGAATGATTTAGCCGGATTTACCATGTATGCAAGCGGGGAACCCTGCCCGATGTGTTTAACTGCCATTTATTTCGCAGGCATCGATAAGGTGTACTATTGCCAATCAGTCGAGGATGCTTCTATTGCAGGTTTAGGCAAGTCTAAAATGATTTATGAGGATTTAAAAAACGCTAAAGATGACAGGGGACTAAAATTGGTCCAAATGCCATTAAATGAGGATCAAGACAATCCAATGAAGCTTTGGAAAGAACACATTTAA
- the xsc gene encoding sulfoacetaldehyde acetyltransferase, with product MAKAEKELAEIKTRKVKMTPSEAIVETLVKEGVKHISGILGSAFMDLLDLLPTAGIRFIGVRHEQSAAHMEDAYTRVSGVAGVVIGQNGPGITNMVTSVAAANQAHTPMVVISPSAGTPTVGWDGFQECDQVSVFKAITKETVRVTHPGRVADCLRTAFRIAYAERGPVLFDIPRDYFYGEVEDVILEPHQYRVDNRGCGSLEQIDQAVELLASAKNPVIISGRGTVDSNGIEAVKEIANHLTIPVAVSYMHNDAFPANEPLAVGPIGYMGSKAAMNTLKDADVVLAIGTRLSVFGTLPCYDIDYFPKNAKIIQIDINPRNIARTHPVEIGIIGDAKAASVEIAKRLKEKVPNKQFNSERMARVANEKEQWEKELVDLAMVDGNPINPRRALLELTKVLPENAIVTTDIGNVSSTANAYLKFNSGRKHVAALTFGNTGFAYPSALGAKLANPNSPVVAIVGDGAWGMSLHEVSTAVEENIPVVACVFNNNAWCAEKKNQVDFYNNRFVGADIQNPDFAEVARSMGAQGISVDKPEDVGPAIRRAIESNKPTVIDIQVDGTQLAPPFRKDALKMPTRLLPKYAHLDHKNW from the coding sequence ATGGCAAAAGCAGAAAAAGAACTAGCAGAAATCAAAACAAGAAAGGTGAAAATGACACCAAGTGAGGCTATTGTAGAAACATTAGTCAAGGAAGGTGTCAAACATATTTCCGGAATTTTGGGGTCAGCTTTCATGGATCTATTAGACTTGCTTCCAACTGCCGGGATCCGATTCATCGGCGTGAGGCATGAGCAAAGCGCAGCCCACATGGAAGATGCCTATACCCGGGTAAGCGGAGTTGCCGGGGTAGTAATTGGCCAGAATGGGCCAGGAATCACGAATATGGTAACGTCTGTTGCAGCTGCAAATCAGGCTCATACACCTATGGTTGTCATTTCTCCTTCAGCAGGAACACCGACCGTCGGATGGGACGGTTTCCAGGAATGCGATCAGGTTTCAGTCTTTAAAGCGATTACAAAGGAAACCGTTCGGGTCACACATCCGGGACGGGTGGCGGATTGCCTGAGGACTGCCTTTAGAATTGCTTATGCAGAGAGAGGTCCAGTGTTATTTGATATTCCGCGGGACTATTTTTATGGGGAAGTGGAAGATGTAATCCTAGAACCTCATCAGTATCGTGTGGATAATAGGGGCTGCGGATCATTAGAACAGATTGATCAGGCTGTGGAATTGCTTGCATCTGCCAAAAATCCTGTGATCATTTCCGGCAGGGGGACAGTGGATTCAAATGGTATAGAGGCTGTGAAGGAAATTGCCAATCACTTGACGATTCCTGTAGCTGTTTCCTATATGCATAATGATGCTTTCCCGGCAAATGAACCTTTAGCGGTAGGACCTATTGGGTATATGGGGTCAAAAGCAGCTATGAACACATTAAAGGATGCAGATGTGGTGCTCGCTATCGGCACCAGATTATCTGTATTTGGAACATTGCCATGCTATGACATTGATTACTTTCCGAAAAACGCAAAGATTATTCAAATCGATATCAATCCCCGCAATATCGCGAGGACCCATCCAGTAGAGATCGGGATCATTGGAGATGCAAAAGCAGCTTCAGTTGAAATCGCCAAACGGCTAAAAGAAAAAGTGCCAAATAAGCAATTCAATTCTGAGAGAATGGCAAGAGTGGCAAATGAGAAAGAGCAATGGGAAAAAGAGCTTGTCGATCTGGCAATGGTGGATGGAAATCCTATCAATCCGCGCAGGGCACTCCTTGAGCTTACAAAGGTCCTTCCGGAAAACGCAATTGTAACTACAGATATCGGGAATGTATCTTCCACTGCAAATGCCTATTTAAAATTCAATTCCGGCCGCAAGCATGTTGCAGCCTTAACATTTGGGAATACAGGCTTTGCCTATCCGTCAGCATTAGGTGCAAAGCTTGCAAATCCGAATAGCCCTGTAGTAGCCATCGTAGGGGATGGTGCATGGGGAATGAGCCTGCATGAAGTAAGTACGGCGGTTGAGGAGAACATTCCAGTAGTTGCATGTGTTTTTAATAACAATGCCTGGTGTGCGGAGAAGAAAAACCAAGTAGATTTTTATAATAATCGCTTTGTAGGAGCGGATATCCAGAATCCTGACTTTGCAGAGGTTGCAAGGTCCATGGGGGCACAGGGAATTAGTGTGGATAAACCTGAGGATGTTGGGCCAGCTATTCGCCGTGCAATAGAATCCAATAAACCGACAGTTATTGATATTCAGGTGGATGGCACGCAATTGGCACCTCCTTTCCGCAAGGATGCGTTAAAGATGCCGACTCGTCTTCTGCCGAAATATGCTCACCTTGATCATAAAAACTGGTAG